TTCTACCGCCGGCACGGGGTGCGGGTCCTGGACGTGCCGTTCTTCCAACCGCCGGTGGCGCCCGGCCGAGCCCGGGTCGAGGGGATGCTGCTCGGGGTGCTGACCCCGGGTGCCGTGCCGGGGCGCGTCGACGCCGGACCGGTCCTGACCTACCTCACCGACTACCTGCGGGGCTCCGGCGAGGATCTCGACGCGGCCCCGGCGAGCACCCTGCTGCACGCCCTGGCCGGCGACACGGTGCCGGTGGTCGACCTGCCCACCCGCGGGTGAGGCGGGCCCGCCGGAGCACCGGCAGGGCGCTGCTCGAGTCAGCCCGGCTCGGCCAGCAGGTCGGCCCAGCGGGAGGCGCCGTCGTCGGAGAACAGGTCGGTGCCCACCACCATCCAGCTGGCCCCGGCCGCGAGCGCCTCGTCGGCGTGCTCACGTCGGACGCCGCCGTCCAGGCCGATGGGGCGGTGCGGGTCCCGGGCGTGCAGCTGCTCCACCTTGTCGAGCGCCCTGACGTCGAAGGCGGACCCGGCGCGTCCCGGCACGACGGACATCACCAGCACCGCCAGCCCTCCGGGCACGACGTCGACCGGTGTCCCGGGGGAGATGGCCAACCCGGGACGGGTGCCGCGTCGTTCGAGGCGCCGAGCGGCGGCCCGCCAGTCGTCGGTCTCCGCGTGCACGAAGACGGTGTCGCACACGTCGGCCCAGGCGTCCACCACCCTGCTGGGCTCCTCGGCCATGACGTGGGCCTCCGCCTCGGTGCCGGTCGCCGCGGAGATCCGGGCCGCCTCGGCCGGGTCGAACCCGCCGGGCGCGGCGAACCTGCCGTCCGTGGTGTCCCAGTGCAGCCGCCGTAGTCCGGCATCCCGACGCGAGAGCACCGCCGTCAGCTGGCTCTCCGGCGGCACCGACCACAGCGATCCGGCGACCCTCGCACCCCGCGCCGGGTCACCCATCGACAGCCGCCAGCGCCGCCTCGGCGAGCTCGTGGTCGACGACGGCGCTGGTGATGAGCCCGCCCCGGACCACCGCCCGGATCGCATCCGCTTTCTCCGAGCCGCCCGCGATCCCGATGACGCGGGGCACCGCCGTCAGCTGGTCGAAGGAGATGGAGACGCACCGCTTCTGGAACTCGGGGTCCACCAGCCCTCCGTCGGCGCGCACCAGGATGCCGGCGATGTCGGCCACGCACCCCAGCTCGACGAAGCGCTCGACGTCCTGCGGCGGGAGGACCTCCCGCACCTGGGTGATGGGAGGGTCCCAGCTGCCCACGGACAGGATGGCCGTGGTCACGGCCGGGAAGAGGTCCATCGCCATCGCGATGTCGGGGTGGTGCTTGAGGGTCTCCGCGGTGTCGGCGTCCTGGACGAACAGCGGGGAGAAGATGGGGCGCACGCTGCCCCCGACGCGTTGCGCCGTGTGGCGCACGATCTCGATGGGTGAGGCCCCCAGGTCCCCGCTGACGAAGCCGGTGAGCTGCACGACGGTCACCCGCGGCAGCCGGATGAGCTGGCTGGTCGTCGACGTCAGCGTGCGACCCCAGGTCATGCCCAGGACCTCACCCTCCCTGACCGTCGTGCTGAGCAGCTCGGCCGCGGCCGCGCCGACCTGCTGGCGCACGTCGTCCTGCCCACCGTGGGAGCGGATGACGACGCACTCCTTGAGCCCCAGGGCCTCGGCGAGACGCGCGGCGAGCCCGGGGTCGGGCAGCCCGACGTCGTTGATGGTGATGGTGACGACACCCTCGTCGCGGGCCCGGGCGAGGTAGCGCGCCACCTTGAACCGCGAGATGCCGAGCTCGCGACCGATCTCGGTGTGCGGTCGGTCCTCGAGATAGCTCAGCCGGGCGACCTGGGCCATGAGGATGCGGTCGCTGGCGGCGATCTCCTGGGCATCTTTGCTCATCTGAGCATACTAGTCACATTCTGGTCACAGATGTGAAATCTGCGTGAAATGGTGGCACGGTGAGCCCTACGCTCAGATGCGTTGGTCGCCGCTCAGGTGAGCAGCCTGGCCGTGAGACGAAGGAGTGCCGGACCCGTGACAGTCGATGACGACGTGCTGACCGTCGCGCGTGCCCGCCTGCTCTCGGAGGCCGACGGGATCCACCGTCTCGCCGACCGGCTGGACGAGACCTTCGAGCAGGCGGCGGCCGCCCTCCTGGGCTGCACCGGCAAGGTCTTCGTCGGCGGCTCCGGCACCTCGGGTGCCGTGGCACGGCGTATGGCGCACGTGCTCTCGGTGACCGGGACCCCCGCGCTCTTCCTGGCCCCCATGGACAGCCTGCACGGCGCCTCGGGCGCGATAACGGACGAGGACCTCATGCTGCTCGTCTCGCACGGCGGCTCCTCGCACGAGGTCGTGGAGACCGCGGGCATCGCCCGCGCGCACGGCGCCCAGGTCGTCGCGATGACCGGACGCACGGACAGCGACCTCGCCCGTCGGGCCGACCTCACCCTGCTCGTCACCGTCCCCTCCCAGGCCGACATCGGCGGGGTGATCGCCACCGGCATCACGCTGGCCCAGTCGGCCTACGGCGACGCCCTCGCCGAGGTCGTCATGCGCGCCCGCGGCTACACCTGGGAGCAGTTCATGCGCACGCACCCGGCGGGTGCCGTCGGGATGCGTGAGGAGCTCCCGGAGGACCTCCCGCTCCTGCGGCTCCCTGCGCGCGCGGGCGGTGGGCTGCCGTGAGCGCCGTCGTCATGGGTGTGGACAGCTCGACGCAGTCGTGCACCGTCGAGCTGCGCGACGTCACCACCGGCGCGCTGCGGGCGCAGGGGCGAGCGGCGCACCCCCGCACGAGCCCCCCGGTGAGCGAGCAGCACCCGGACTCGTGGTGGGAGGCGCTGGTCGCGGCCACGCACCAGGCGCTCGCCGCGCTCGACCGGCCCGCCGAGGTGGTCGCCGTCAGCGTCGGCGCGCAGTGCCACGGGCTGGTCGTCACCGATGCCGGCGGCGAGGTGGTCCGACCCGCGAAGCTCTGGAACGACACCACCTCGGGCGCGCAGGCGCGCTCCATGCTCGATGCGCGCGGCGCGGCGTGGTGGGCCAACCAGGTCGGCCTGCTGCCCTCCGCCGCCATCACCATCACCAAGCTGGCGTGGCTGGCCGAGCACGAGCCCGCCTCGCTCGCCCGGGCGCACCGGCTGCACGTGCCGCACGACTGGCTGACCTTCCGCCTCACGGGTGAGCACGTCACCGACCGCTCCGACGCCTCGGGCACCGGCTACTACTCCTCGGACACCGGCCGGTGGCGCCCGGACCTCCTCGAGGAGTTCGTGGGCGGGCGCGACTGGGCCCCCGCCCTGCCGCACGTGCTCCAGCCCGAGGAGGCCGCCGGCCGCGTCACCGACGAGGCCGCCGCGGCCCTCGGCATCCCCGCCGGGGCCCTCGTCGGCCCGGGCGGCGGCGACCAGCACCTCGCCGCCCAGGGCATCGGGCTGCGCCCCGGTGACCGGGCCTACAGCCTGGGCACCTCCGGCGTCGTCATCGCGCACTCCGAGGGGCCGGTGCACGACGTCTCGGGCGAGATCGACGGCGTCGCGGACGTCACCGGCCACTGGCTGCCCCTCGTCTGCACCCTCAACGCGACCAAGGTGACCGACACCGTCGCCGCCCTGCTCGCCGTCGACCACGGCACGCTCGGCGAGCTGGCTCTCGCGGCACCCGTGACGCCCGACCGGCCGGTGCTCGCGGCATACCTCGACGGCGAACGGTCGCCCCGCCTCCCCCACGCGCGCGGGATGCTGGCCGGGCTGACGGGCGACCTCACCCGTGAGCAGCTCGCGCTGGCCGCCGTCGAGGGCGTCGTCCTGGGCCTGTGGCGCGGGGCCCGGCGCATCGCCGACTTCGGGGTGCCGGGAGGCGGGCGCTCGATCGTCCTCGGCGGCGGCTCCCGGTCGGCCGCCTACCGGCAGGTCGTCGCCGACCTCTCGGGCAGCGACACCGTCACCGTGGACGCGCCCGAGGCGACCGCCCGCGGCGCCGCGGTGCAGGCCGCCGCCCTCGTCCACGGCGAGACCGTGGCCGACATGACGCGTCGGTGGGAGCCCGCCACCGTGACCACCGACCACCCCCGTGACGACCGGGCCGCCGGCCTGGTCGAGCGCTACGAGCGCCTGGCCTCCCTGCAGGCCGACGGCACCACCTTCTGACCACCCCCTGCCACCACCTGAGACCGAGGAGACGACATGAGCGACACCCCCACCATCCCCGCCGAGATGACCGCCAGCGTGCTGAAGGGCGTCGGGTCCATCGTCCTGGAGCAGCGTCCGGTCCCCCGGCCCGCGCCGGACGAGGTGCTCATCAAGGTCGCGAGCGTCGGCGTCTGCGGCTCGGACGTCCACTACTACGAGCACGGTCGCATCGGCGAGTACGTCGTCGAGGAGCCGCTGATCCTCGGCCACGAGCTGAGCGGCACGATCGTGGCGGTCGGCAGCGACGTCGACGCGGACCGGGTCGGCGAGCGGGTCGCCGTGGAGCCGCAGCGCCCCTGCCGGGTCTGCGACTTCTGCAAGGCCGGTGACTACAACCTCTGCCCCGAGATGGAGTTCTACGCCACCCCGCCCGTCGACGGCGCCTTCTGCGAGTACGTCGTCATCCAGGCCGACTTCGCCTTCGCCCTGCCGGACTCGATCAGCGACCACGCCGGCGCCCTGCTCGAGCCGCTGTCGGTCGGCATCGCGGCCGCGCAGAAGGGCGGCATCCAGGTCGGTGACCGCGTGCTCATCGCGGGCGGTGGCCCCATCGGCATCATCACCGCCCAGGTGGCCCGGGCCTACGGCGCCGCCGAGGTCGTCCTCACCGACATCAACCCCGCCCGCCGCGAGCTGGCCTCGCGCTACGGCGTGACCCGGGTGGTCGACCCGGGGCAGGAGTCGCTCGAGGGCCTGGACGCGCACGTCTTCATCGACGCCACCGGAGCCATCCCCGCCATCAGCTCGGGCATCCGGGCGACCCGCCCCGGAGGCACCGTCGTCCTCGTCGGCAGCGCCGACGAGATCCCGCTCTCGGTGCCCGACGTCGCGATGCGTGAGCTCAACGTCACCGGCATCTTCCGCTACACCGGCACCTGGCCCATCGCCCGCGAGCTGGTCAGCAGTGGCCAGGTCGAGGTCGACTCCCTCGTCACCCACGTCTTCGGCCTGGAGCAGGTGGAGGAGGCGCTCTCCGGCGACGGCGCGCAGGACAGCCTCAAGCGCATCGTCCTGCCCGGTGTCGGACGCGTGGAGGACCCGGTCGCAGCAGCCCGGGGCGACCGGTGAGCACCGCCACCACCGCGACGGCGACCCCGCGCCTCACCGTGACGGGGGTGAGCAAGTCCTTCCCCGGGGTCATGGCCCTGCAGGACGTCACCTTCACGGTGCGCCCCGGCACCGTGCACGCCCTCTGCGGCGAGAACGGCGCAGGGAAGTCGACGCTCATGAAGATCATCAACGGCATCTACTCCCCCGACACCGGGGAGATGCGCATCGACGACGAGCCGGTGCGGGTGCGCAACCCCATCGAGGCGCGCGCCAAGGGGATCGCCATGATCTCCCAGGAGCTCAACTACGTGCCGGACATGACCATCGCCGAGAGCTTCTTCATCGGGCGCCTGCCCACGCGGTTCGGCAAGGTCGACTGGGCTCACATGCGGCGCGAGGCCCGGCGGCTGCTGGCCGAGGAGGGCCTGGACTACTCGGTCAACCGCAAGCTGGGCAGCCTGACGGTCTCGGAGATCCAGACGCTGGAGATCCTGCGGGCCGTCTACCACGACGCCGACGTGCTCATCATGGACGAGCCGACCTCGGCGATCGCCCACCGCGAGGTGGCCTCCCTGTTCACCAAGATCCGTCGGCTGCGCTCCGAGGGCAAGGCCATCATCTACATCTCGCACAAGATGGACGAGGTCTTCGAGCTGGCCGACGACGTCACCGTGCTGCGCGACGGCACCGTCGTCAGCAGCCAGGCGGCATCCGAGATCGGGCCCGAGACGGTGATCGCGCAGATGGTCGGGCGTGACCTGGACCACCAGGCCTACCCCAAGGAGCAGGTCGACATCGGCGAGACGGTGCTCGAGGCGCGCGGGCTGTCCAACAGCCAGCTCTTCGAGAACATCAGCCTGTCGGTCCGCAAGGGGGAGATCGTCGGCCTGGCCGGGCTCATCGGGGCCGGGCGCAGCGAGGTGGTGCGCGCCATCTTCGGGCTGGAGACGCTGGACGCCGGAGAGATCGAGGTCGACGGCCGACCGGTGCGCCTGCGCAGCCCCAAGGCCGCCATCGACCAGGGCGTCGTCATGCTCTCCGAGGACCGCCGGCTCGTCGGGATCATCCCGCAGATGAGCATCAAGCAGAACGCCACCCTGGCCAGCCTGCGCAAGGTCATCCGGGGCGGCTTCACCCGCCGACGGCAGGAGGAGACGCTGGCGAAGGAGTACTTCGACCGGCTCTCGGTCAAGGCGCCCAGCAGCGAGACCCGTATCTCCTCCCTCAGCGGTGGCAACCAGCAGAAGGTCCTGCTCGCCCGCTGGCTCATCGCCGACCCCAAGGTGCTGCTCCTCGACGAGCCGACCCGCGGGATCGACGTCGGGGCCAAGTTCGAGATCTACAAGATCATGACCCAGCTCGCCCGCCAGGGCCGCGGGATCCTCATGATCTCCTCCGAGCTCCCCGAGCTCATCGGGATGTGCGACCGCATCTACGTGATGGCGGCCGGCCGGCTCACGGCCGAGCTCACCCCCGACGAGTACTCCCAGGAAACGATCCTCACCCACGCCATGAACGACTCCGAGGTGGTATGACCATGCTGGCACGACTCAAGGCCCTCGACACGGGCCGCTACTCGATCTTCCTGATCCTGGGGGCGGTGGTCGTCGTGGCGAGCTTCCTCAGCGAGAACTTCATGACGGCGAACAACGTCACGAACGTGCTCCGCCAGGTGGCCGTCATCACGATCCTGGCCTACGGCGCGATGACGCTCATCATCGCCGGCATGATCGACCTCTCCGCGGGCGCCGTCATGGCCTTCGCCGGCGTGGTGTCGGTCATCGTCTACAAGGACACGAGCAGCATGGCGCTGGCGATCCTCGCCGGTGTCGTCGTGGGTGTCGCCTGCAACCTCGTCAACGCGTTCCTCGTCGCGACGCTGCGCACCCCGGCCTTCATCGTCACCCTCGGGATGATGATGATCGCGCGCGGCGCGGTCCTCGAGCTCACCCAGGGCCAGAACGTCCTGCAGCTCGGCGACTTCGTCGTCCTCGGTCAGGGCTCGCTCGGCCCGATCCCGCTGCCCACGCTCTTCCTCGTCGTCATCACCGTCATCGTCTGGTACCTCATGAGCCAGACCCGCTACGGCCGGTCGCTGTATGCGGTGGGCGGCAACGAGGAGGCGGCCCGCGCCGCGGGCATCGCGGTGGAGCGGGTCAAGTACCAGGCCTTCATCGTCAACGGCGTCCTCGTCGGGTTCGCCGGGGTCATCTTCATGGCCCGGGTCAACGCCGGCCTGCCCAACGCCGGTGTCGGCTACGAGCTGCAGGCCATCACCGCCCCGATCATCGGTGGCACCAGCTTCTCCGGCGGCATTGGGACGACGGCCGGCACGCTGGCCGGGGCCCTCATCGTGGGCGTGCTGGGCAACATCATGAACCTCACCGGCGTCGGCTCCTACGTCCAGCAGATCGTCATGGGCGTCATCATCGCCGTCGCCGTCGCCTACGACGTCTGGTCCAAGCGCGGCAAGCGCAAGACCGTGATCCTCAAGAACAACGGCGAGGACGACGGTCAGCCCCCGGCGTCGGGGGAGGCACCGGTACCCGCCGGGGCCGGCGGTGCCGCCGGTCGCCAGGGCCAGGGGGTGTCGCCGTAGCTCCCGACAGCACGACCGCCATCCCACCCCGTCCCGTGAACCCTGCACCACACCTTCATCAAAGGAGAAGAAGAACGTGAGGAACCTTTCCCGCAAGTACCTGGCCATCGGTGTCGCCACCGCCGCCCTCGCCGTCACCGCCTGCTCTGGCGGTGGTGACGACGGCAGCAGCGCGGAGGGCGACGGCGAGAGCTACCGCGTCGCCTACATCGCTCGCGCCCAGGTCGACTCGTTCGCCGCCTGGCTGGCCAACGAGATGCAGTCCGAGGCCGAGAAGTACGACGACATCACGCTCGACGTCTTCGACGGCCAGGCGAACGACGAGATCGAGAACACCCAGATCGAGAACGCCATCGCCAACCAGTACGACGCGATCATCGTGCAGGCCAACAACGGCGAGGCGCAGCGGCCCTACATCCAGCAGTCGGTCGACGCCGACATCGTGACGATCACGACCAACCCCCGCGTGGACGACATCGAGGGCGCCAGCTCGGTCGACGCCAGCCCCTTCGACCAGGGTGCCGGCGTCGCGGAGCTCGCCGTCGAGGAGATCCCCGAGGACGCGCGTGTCGTCGTCCTCAACGGCCCCGGTGGCAACTTCCACTCCACCGAGCGCCGCAACGCCTGGGAAGAGGTCTTCTTCGCCGAGCGCCCGGACGTGGAGATCGTCGCGGAGGACATCGCCAACTGGAACAAGGACGAGGCCCTCACCCTCATGGAGGACTGGGTGCTCGCCAACGGCGAGATCGACGCGATCATCTCGATGAACGACAACATGGCCGCCGGTGCCCTGGAGGCCGTGCGCGGTGACGCCGCCTACGACGACATCCTCGCCTACGGCGTGGACGGGACCCCCGAGGCGACGCTGCTCATCCAGGACGGCCTCATGACCGCCACCACCCTGCAGGACGCCTCGGAGCTCGCCGAGCTCAACATGAGCACCGTGCACGACCTGCTCACCGGCGCCGAGGACGAGGTCAACGTCGACATCGGCAACCCGGTCATCACGCAGGACAACGTGCAGGAGTACATCGACCTCTACACCGAGGCCGGCCTCATCGACGGCTGAGCTCCGCCGTCCGACCCAGGGGGCGGGGCGCAATCCCGCCCCGCCCCCGGCTCCACCCCCTCCCACCCCCACCCGGAAGGTCCCATGACCGTCATCGACCAGTTCTCCCTCGCCGGGCGCACCGCCCTCGTGACCGGCGCCACCCGCGGCCTCGGCCGTGCCTTCGCCACCGCCCTCGCCGAGGCCGGGGCCGACATCGTCGTGCACGGTCGCGACGCCGAGCTGGCGGAGGAGGTCGCCGGAGACATCCGCGGCCTCGGTCGCACCGCCACGGTCGTGCTCGGCGACCTCACCACGGCCCAGGGCGTGAGCTCGGTCGTGGACGAGGCGACCTCGAAGGCCGGCCAGATCGACGTGCTCGTCAACAACGCCGGCGCCTGCATCCACCGGCCCGCCCTCGAGGTGACCGACGAGGAGTGGACGCACGTGATCGACACCAACGTGACGGCACTGTGGCGGATGTCGCAGGCGGTCGGCGCGCAGATGGTCGAGCGCGGCTCCGGCACCATCGTCAACGTCGGCTCGATCTCCGCGATGATCGTCAACCGTCCGCAGTTCCAGCCGGCCTACAACGCCTCCAAGGCTGCCGTGCACCAGCTCACGCGGTCGCTGGCGGCGGAGTGGGCTCCCAAGGGGGTCCGGGTCAACGCCCTGGCGCCCGGCTACATCAAGACCGACATGTCCCCGGTCGACGAGCCGCAGTTCCGCCGGATGTGGATCGAGGACTCGGCCATGCAGCGGTACGCGACGCCCGACGAGCTCGGCGGCGCGATGGTCTTCCTCGCCTCGGACGCCTCCAGCTTCGTCACCGGCTCGGTCCTCGTCGTCGACGGCGGTTACACCGTTTACTGACGCCTCCCCCGGACCCGCGAGCCAGCCTGTCCCACCCGCGGTCGACCCTCCTGAGCGCCACCCCGCCGACCGGCGCGGTGGCGCTCAGCGGCGTGCGGCCTCATACCTGCTCAGCGCCTCCTTGCGCTCCTCGGCGTGGTCGATGATGGGCTGGGGGTAGTCGTGCTCGTAGCCGTCGTCGGCCTTCCACGGCTGGTGCGCGGACTTGCCGGAGAGGTGGCGCAGCTCGGGCACCCAGCGCCGCACGTAGTCACCCGTCGGGTCGAACTTCTCACCCTGGGTGACCGGGTTGAAGACGCGGAAGTAGGGCGAGGCGTCGGTGCCGGTGCCGGCGACCCACTGCCAGCCGTGGTTGTTGCTCGCGATGTCGCCGTCGACGAGCCGGTCGAGGAACCAGCGCGCCCCGGTCGGCCACCAGACGTGCAGGTCCTTGGTGAGGAAGCTCGCCGTGATCATCCGCACCCGGTTGTGCATCCACCCGACCTCGCGCAGCTGCCGCATCCCCGCGTCGACGATGGGGTAGCCGGTGCGCCCGTCCTTCCAGGCCTGGATCGCGTCCTGCGGCTCGTCGTAGCGCATGCCGGGCAGCGCGTCGCGCAGGTCCTCCCAGGCGCTGCGAGGGTTCTCGGCCAGGACGTCGCCGTAGAACTCGCGCCAGGCGATCTCCTGCTCGAAGGTCTGCGCGCCCTGCGAGCGCTTGTCGGCGAGGTCGGCCAGGATCGTCCGCGGGTGGATCGCGCCGATCTTGAGGTAGGCCGACAGCCGGCTCGTGCCGTCGACGGCCGGCTTGTCGCGGTCGCCGTCGTAGTCGTCGAGCGCCTCGTCGCGGAAGTCGCGCCACCGGGCCAGCGCGGCCTTCTCCCCCGCCTCGGGCATCTGCGGCAGGTCGTCCTCGCGCAGCGCCTTGTCCAGCATGTCGAGTGCCTTCTGGTGGCTGTCGACGTCGACGAGGTCCAGGGAGCGGGGGTATGCCGCGGGCTCGGGCCACCCGTGCTCGTGCCAGGCCCGGTGGAAGGGGGTGTAGACCTTGTAGGGCTCCCCCGAGCCGTTGCGCACCAGGCCGGGGCCGACGGCATACGGGGTGCCGGTCTCGACCCACTCGACGTCCTTGTCGGCGAGCGCGTCCTGCACCTTCGCGTCGCGGCGCTGACCGGCGGGCGTGACCTCGCGGGTGACGTGCACCGAGCCGGCCCCGACCTCGTGGGCGACGGCGGGCACGACCTTGGCGGGGTCGCCGTGGCGGATGACGAGGCGGCCGTCGAAGTCCTCCTGGGCGGCCTGGAGGCTCGCGGCGAGCCAGGCGCGGCGCACCGGGCCGCCGCGCTCCCACAGGCCCGGGTCGACGACGAAGAGCACGCAGACCTTGCCGTCGTCCGCGGCGTCCCGGGCGGCGAGCAGGGCGGGGTGGTCGCCACGGCGCAGGTCGCGGCGCAGCCAGAGCAGGGCGGTCATGTCGTCACCGGTGCCGAGGTCATACCTCGACCCTAGATCGGCGCACCGACAGTGGCGACCGCGCGCGTGGGAAGGATGCGGGGGCCCTGCGGGGACGGCATAGTGGCCCCATGAAGATCGCCGTGCCGACCGAGGTCAAGAACAACGAGTTCCGGGTGGCCATCACCCCGGTGGGGGTGCACGAGCTGGTGCGCCGCGGGCACGAGGTCTTCGTGCAGCAGGGGGCCGGGCTCGGGTCCTCGATCAGCGACGAGGAGTACGTCGCGCAGGGCGCCACCATCGTCGACGGACCGGACGCGACGTGGGCGGCCGGCGAGATGGTGCTCAAGGTGAAGGAGCCGATCGAGAGCGAGTACGCCTACCTGCGTGACGACCTGCTGCTCTTCACCTACCTGCACCTGGCGGCGGACGAGCCGCTGACCCGCCGGCTGGTCGAGGCGGGCACGACGGCCGTGGCCTACGAGACGGTGCAGCTGGACAGCGGGATGCTGCCGCTGCTCTACCCCATGTCCGAGGTCGCCGGGTGCCTCGCGCCGCAGGTCGGGGCGCACACGATGATGAAGGCGCAGGGCGGCCGCGGCGTGCTCATGGGCGGCATCGGGGGCGTCGCCAACGCCAAGGTGCTCGTCCTCGGCGGCGGCGTCGCGGGGCAGAACGCCGCCAACATCGCGCTCGGCATGGGCGCCGACGTCACCATCCTCGACACCGACCTCGACAAGCTGCGCACGCTCTTCTGGCGCTTCGACAACCAGGTGAAGCAGCTGGCGTCCAACAACCTGACGATCACCGAGCTGGTGGCGGACGCCGACATGGTGATCGGCACGGTCCTCATCCCCGGCGCCAAGGCCCCCAAGCTCGTCACCGACGACATGGTCGCGACGATGAAGCCGGGCTCGGTGCTCGTCGACGTCGCCATCGACCAGGGCGGCTGCTTCGAGGGCTCGCGCCCGACCACGCACGCCGAGCCGACCTTCCCGGTGCACAACTCGCTCTACTACTGCGTCGCCAACATGCCCGGCGCCGTCCCCCACACCTCCACCTGGGCGCTCACCAACGCGACCCTGCCGTATGCCGTGCAGCTCGCCGACAAGGGCTGGGAGCGAGCCCTGCGCGACAACGGGGCCCT
This genomic window from Serinicoccus chungangensis contains:
- a CDS encoding KpsF/GutQ family sugar-phosphate isomerase, with the translated sequence MTVDDDVLTVARARLLSEADGIHRLADRLDETFEQAAAALLGCTGKVFVGGSGTSGAVARRMAHVLSVTGTPALFLAPMDSLHGASGAITDEDLMLLVSHGGSSHEVVETAGIARAHGAQVVAMTGRTDSDLARRADLTLLVTVPSQADIGGVIATGITLAQSAYGDALAEVVMRARGYTWEQFMRTHPAGAVGMREELPEDLPLLRLPARAGGGLP
- a CDS encoding SDR family NAD(P)-dependent oxidoreductase, which encodes MTVIDQFSLAGRTALVTGATRGLGRAFATALAEAGADIVVHGRDAELAEEVAGDIRGLGRTATVVLGDLTTAQGVSSVVDEATSKAGQIDVLVNNAGACIHRPALEVTDEEWTHVIDTNVTALWRMSQAVGAQMVERGSGTIVNVGSISAMIVNRPQFQPAYNASKAAVHQLTRSLAAEWAPKGVRVNALAPGYIKTDMSPVDEPQFRRMWIEDSAMQRYATPDELGGAMVFLASDASSFVTGSVLVVDGGYTVY
- a CDS encoding xylulokinase, which translates into the protein MSAVVMGVDSSTQSCTVELRDVTTGALRAQGRAAHPRTSPPVSEQHPDSWWEALVAATHQALAALDRPAEVVAVSVGAQCHGLVVTDAGGEVVRPAKLWNDTTSGAQARSMLDARGAAWWANQVGLLPSAAITITKLAWLAEHEPASLARAHRLHVPHDWLTFRLTGEHVTDRSDASGTGYYSSDTGRWRPDLLEEFVGGRDWAPALPHVLQPEEAAGRVTDEAAAALGIPAGALVGPGGGDQHLAAQGIGLRPGDRAYSLGTSGVVIAHSEGPVHDVSGEIDGVADVTGHWLPLVCTLNATKVTDTVAALLAVDHGTLGELALAAPVTPDRPVLAAYLDGERSPRLPHARGMLAGLTGDLTREQLALAAVEGVVLGLWRGARRIADFGVPGGGRSIVLGGGSRSAAYRQVVADLSGSDTVTVDAPEATARGAAVQAAALVHGETVADMTRRWEPATVTTDHPRDDRAAGLVERYERLASLQADGTTF
- a CDS encoding sugar-binding transcriptional regulator, with amino-acid sequence MSKDAQEIAASDRILMAQVARLSYLEDRPHTEIGRELGISRFKVARYLARARDEGVVTITINDVGLPDPGLAARLAEALGLKECVVIRSHGGQDDVRQQVGAAAAELLSTTVREGEVLGMTWGRTLTSTTSQLIRLPRVTVVQLTGFVSGDLGASPIEIVRHTAQRVGGSVRPIFSPLFVQDADTAETLKHHPDIAMAMDLFPAVTTAILSVGSWDPPITQVREVLPPQDVERFVELGCVADIAGILVRADGGLVDPEFQKRCVSISFDQLTAVPRVIGIAGGSEKADAIRAVVRGGLITSAVVDHELAEAALAAVDG
- a CDS encoding NAD(P)-dependent alcohol dehydrogenase, translated to MSDTPTIPAEMTASVLKGVGSIVLEQRPVPRPAPDEVLIKVASVGVCGSDVHYYEHGRIGEYVVEEPLILGHELSGTIVAVGSDVDADRVGERVAVEPQRPCRVCDFCKAGDYNLCPEMEFYATPPVDGAFCEYVVIQADFAFALPDSISDHAGALLEPLSVGIAAAQKGGIQVGDRVLIAGGGPIGIITAQVARAYGAAEVVLTDINPARRELASRYGVTRVVDPGQESLEGLDAHVFIDATGAIPAISSGIRATRPGGTVVLVGSADEIPLSVPDVAMRELNVTGIFRYTGTWPIARELVSSGQVEVDSLVTHVFGLEQVEEALSGDGAQDSLKRIVLPGVGRVEDPVAAARGDR
- a CDS encoding sugar ABC transporter ATP-binding protein, producing the protein MSTATTATATPRLTVTGVSKSFPGVMALQDVTFTVRPGTVHALCGENGAGKSTLMKIINGIYSPDTGEMRIDDEPVRVRNPIEARAKGIAMISQELNYVPDMTIAESFFIGRLPTRFGKVDWAHMRREARRLLAEEGLDYSVNRKLGSLTVSEIQTLEILRAVYHDADVLIMDEPTSAIAHREVASLFTKIRRLRSEGKAIIYISHKMDEVFELADDVTVLRDGTVVSSQAASEIGPETVIAQMVGRDLDHQAYPKEQVDIGETVLEARGLSNSQLFENISLSVRKGEIVGLAGLIGAGRSEVVRAIFGLETLDAGEIEVDGRPVRLRSPKAAIDQGVVMLSEDRRLVGIIPQMSIKQNATLASLRKVIRGGFTRRRQEETLAKEYFDRLSVKAPSSETRISSLSGGNQQKVLLARWLIADPKVLLLDEPTRGIDVGAKFEIYKIMTQLARQGRGILMISSELPELIGMCDRIYVMAAGRLTAELTPDEYSQETILTHAMNDSEVV
- a CDS encoding ABC transporter permease, whose translation is MLARLKALDTGRYSIFLILGAVVVVASFLSENFMTANNVTNVLRQVAVITILAYGAMTLIIAGMIDLSAGAVMAFAGVVSVIVYKDTSSMALAILAGVVVGVACNLVNAFLVATLRTPAFIVTLGMMMIARGAVLELTQGQNVLQLGDFVVLGQGSLGPIPLPTLFLVVITVIVWYLMSQTRYGRSLYAVGGNEEAARAAGIAVERVKYQAFIVNGVLVGFAGVIFMARVNAGLPNAGVGYELQAITAPIIGGTSFSGGIGTTAGTLAGALIVGVLGNIMNLTGVGSYVQQIVMGVIIAVAVAYDVWSKRGKRKTVILKNNGEDDGQPPASGEAPVPAGAGGAAGRQGQGVSP
- a CDS encoding sugar ABC transporter substrate-binding protein, producing the protein MRNLSRKYLAIGVATAALAVTACSGGGDDGSSAEGDGESYRVAYIARAQVDSFAAWLANEMQSEAEKYDDITLDVFDGQANDEIENTQIENAIANQYDAIIVQANNGEAQRPYIQQSVDADIVTITTNPRVDDIEGASSVDASPFDQGAGVAELAVEEIPEDARVVVLNGPGGNFHSTERRNAWEEVFFAERPDVEIVAEDIANWNKDEALTLMEDWVLANGEIDAIISMNDNMAAGALEAVRGDAAYDDILAYGVDGTPEATLLIQDGLMTATTLQDASELAELNMSTVHDLLTGAEDEVNVDIGNPVITQDNVQEYIDLYTEAGLIDG